Below is a window of Mus caroli chromosome 2, CAROLI_EIJ_v1.1, whole genome shotgun sequence DNA.
tccattggatggagcacaaggtccccaatgaaggagctagagaaagtacctagggagctgaaggggtctgaagccccataggaggaacatcaatatgaactaaccagtacccccagagctccttggaactataccaccaatcaaagaaaacacatggtggaacttgtggctctagctatatatgtagcagagaatggctttgtcagtcatcagtgggaggagaggttcttggtcctgtgaaggctctatgcctcagtataggggattGCCTGGACCAGaaactggagtgggtgggttggggagcagggatagggggaaggggataggggatttcggaggggaaactaggaaaggggataacatttgaaatgtaaataaagaaaatatctaataaaaaatgaaaaaaagagaaatgtttaccAAATGTAatgagtttttattattaaaaatatttgaatgttaAAAAAATTGGGTttgcaccaaccaaagagtacacattgagggacccatggctccagttgcatgtgtagcagaggatggccttgttggacatcagtgggaggagaggcccttggtcctgtgaaggctcaatgccccggtgtaggagaatgccaggacatggagtaggaatgggtgggttggtgagcagggggagtggggcagggatagggggtttttgaggggaaactaggaaaggggataacatttgaaatgtaaataaaaatctacttaattaaatgtaaataaaaaaaatctaaagaaaaaattgtgtttgagtttttctcatttacttatttatttttcatttacttatttaattcgtgtatatggtatatggtgtatgtgtatgtatgtttgtgcatgtgcacatgcatgcacaaatgtgTATGCCTAGAAAGGTCAGAAGTTGAGGTCCTATGTCTTTCTCAGTTGCTGTCTACCTTaccttttgagacaaagtcttatcCTTAAACTAGGAGATTCCTATTTCTGCTGACTGACTAGTCAAAGGGCCACAAGGGACCACTGATCTCACTCCTTCCCACTCTTGCTCTGCAGATACAGACAGGTTTTCCTCACTCTTGAGTTTTTAAACGggggctggggatctgaacttggtcCTCATCCTTacgcagcaagcactttacccgcTGAGCAATCCCAGGTCAGGTtcgaattttgtttttcagttaaaGAACCTTGGTAGGCACCATTTTCAATTCACAGAGTGTTTATTGTATATCCTAGCATAGAAGGTAAGCTAGTGAGTCCTTCTGCCCAATTTCCtgctggaggaaagagaagaaataaccGGGCGGCTAATGTGGAAATGCAACAGTCGAATTaccagtttttaatattttgactaCATTCCTAGATGGCTCTGAATTCTGCGGAGAGTTACTTTACTCCCTTGTCCCTCAGTTATCTCATgtgagaaattaataaaatatactgtTTGTCTGAACGTATCCTGAGAAGATTAGTTTAAATATATGTGGGAAATTCTTTGTGTTGTGTCTGTTCTATaagtctttatttttgtctttattttgcaAAAAAAGGTTGACTGAATTTCAGAACACTTAATGGATTCTTTGAAAGTTGTAAGGCTAACACAATATAAGATAAAATCTTGAATGGAGTCCATTGTGGGtgtatttcagatttttaaaaattaaacaatatttatttgtttatgtgtatgagaagGCATGGATGACAGTCAGAGACCAGCCTGTggagttggctttctctcctgtcaCCTGTTGGTTCTGTGGATTGAATTCAGGGCATCCAACTTTTGTAGAAAACACATTTACCTTGTGACCTATCTCAATGACCCAGGTCTAAGAAGTTTCGAGTGATTTATGAGGCTAACCATATTGGTTAAAAACAAGTGATTTGTttctaatatacatacatacacacacacacagtgtgtgtgtgtgtgtgtgtgtgtgtgtgtgtatggggtgtgtgtgtgtgtgtatacattgtgGACTGTGTATATCACTTGTAGATAGCTTCTTCTATAGGGGTTGAACTCAGTGCTCTCTTTCCCCTTGATAGGACCCTGTCTGGCTTGAACCACTTCCACTCTGCCTTTGTGCTGTGCCTCACCAAGTGCCCAGAAGCAACAGAGCCTGAGAATCATGGGATGATCCTTCTAAGAACACAATCTAAAAGAAACCCTTTCACTTCTCAATGGCCTTTCtcggggtattttatcacagcaatgtaACACAACTAATTCAACTGTTTAACCGAATGCAATTTCTCACATTATTTGTtgttacaaagaaaaaagataaattacTTCTTAGTGATGGCCCTTACTAGCAATATTGATTTTTCAAGCATGTTAGCTAATTTTTATTACTGTGTCTAATAACAATAGCTACAACAACGTGATTGCTTTCTGTTTTAGATAACACTTCAAAAATCGTTTGAATCATTAGATGAAGTCCAGATGTTTTGTAATTTCCAAGAATTACCCACAGCTTAGTTTAGTACCTGGCATGGAAGAAGTGGTTGACAAACACtggcaacaaacaaaacaaacaaacaaaaatcctaggtTGCAAAGATGTGTTTGTAAGTGGATTCTCAGAGAAGAGAGTATGTGATTTATCTCTGATTCTCACACATTTCATTGTCTAAGAAGTAAAGCCCAATGTTTTCAGCAAGTATCTATCACGGTATAAGTAACCAAGTCTAATGTCTAATGACAAAGTAAGGAGGAAGGCCTGGGTGAGCCTGGGTCCCTGCCATAAGGTTAGACAGCGCCAAGTGATTTCCCCTTCTGGACTGTCTGTCGAGGTCTCTTACCACCATCTCTTTCTTACCTGGAAATTCTCATTTTCTGTCCGAGATCATCTCCACAAGACTCGGGGGATCACAGGTTGCTTATCTAGCCACTAAtgaaatgttttggttttgttggaatAGATAATATTAACACAAAAGGAGGCTTGCCCATAGTCTGCTTCAGTGTTCAGGTCTGTAGCAGATATGTCATCGTACCTCTTCCTGCTCCCATGGGGATATCTCTATATTTCAGCAGCACTCAAATTTGTGCCTATGAGATCCTTCTTAACATAAGCTGGTGGGCAGCCATTAACAACTGATTGAGATTGACATGcagaagaaaaaacattttccAGCCTCAATACATTCCAATATCCTATTGCAACAGGCAAAATAAGAAGATCCCATTtgatttgtctgtctgtatgttgTAGCTGAGTGCTTTGGGGGCAATATTGTTATTTTCAGGCTGGAAGCAATCTGACTTTACAAACTCAAGTACCAAATATCATATTTGTTCTGATCAATATTTTTTTGTCCTCATTCTTTGCAGAATAAAGAAGGAAGCCCTTTAAAATAACCCTGAGACAAATGTATATAGCAGATAAATCCTTTCTTTGCATAGAGGATAGAAAAATGGGGTCTCTGATGAACAGAATGTGAACTCTTGCTTACTTTGTGTTGGATGCAAGTGGAAAGAAAGTATATTTGAGGTGGTGATGAATATTGACCCAGGGAAGAAttgaaataaaatggattttcacattttaattcatttattttaagagCACAGAAATATCTTTCAAATCGTTGGGCATCACTAACACGGAATGAGTGCATAGGAGATATGGACCTTTGTCACACATTTCCAATGGAGTCTATGAAAAATGGgagaaatttaagattttttccATCAGAAGAGTGGAAATCAAATGTATAATTCTTGTACAGGCTAGATCCCACTACCCCTTACCAGGATGGTGTATGTGAGCAGACAGGGTAAGATACTCAAAAATACAGCACCTTctccctctgtttttctttttaaaatctcatcCTTATCATATACTCTGATAAACTGACTTCAAACTtatctcttctctcctttgcaCTAGTCCCTCTCTGAAATATGAGAGCTATGActgtaaattagaaaaaaaatccagtattatatgaaaatatttattggctGAGTAATAAAACGTACATAAGGGATTTCTAGAGTTAGACCCTCCCTCTGGAAATATAAGTTTCtaataaacaaaaggaagcaatgcTATCTAAGtccaagaagaaaaaacatgCTGACAACTTAAATCATAGACACTTGAGTGTTCAAGCAATCTGTTTCTTTGATGGTGCAGTGAAAGACACAGTAAGACAGCATCATGAGTGGGCAACCGCCCCAAAGTTTTGCTATCTTAAATGCTGCATCTTCAACTTACACAAACCCACAACGGGACCTTGAACATCTTACTGGTGGTGATTTGCATGCAAATTCTCAATAACACTCTtaggacaaaacagaaacaactaaGAACATGGTAAATAAATAAGAGCGAAAGGAGAATCAAGGAACTTCCTTGTCTGGCAGGCATGCCACACACCTGGGACCTCATCTGAAAATCAGGCATCTCAGCCTTCAGAGACCAAAGAGAAGACTGCTGATGTAAAGGAGCCATGAGCCTCGTCCCCACTAGGTATGTCCAGACAATCGCCAGGATGAGGAAGTTTAATCAGTCTTTCCACACAAATGCATCCTTTAGATGGAGTCGAAAGAAGAGATTCTGTTAGAGCAATAAAACCCTTTAGGAAAATAACCCAGGGGTAGTTTCAAATTGCTTTTTGCAAGTGAAAAATCCttaataataagataaataatgcacaaaaccaaactaaaatcaGCATAACTCAACTTATtaaaaattttcattcttttcgAAAGATGACTTCAGATGTGTTCTGAAAGTGCAAATTTGGATAAAATAAAGCAGTTACAATGGAAATATTAGCCTGTCTTCTGTCCCCCACCCTCCAGATAGTCGCTTTTCAGTCGACCTAAGCGGGTCCCATGGCTCCTGATGGTATGTGCCAGCAGCTCGTATTTGTCTCTGAGCCCCACAGAGATGTCCAGTGTCTCCTTCAGCAAAGACCTGGTGTGAACCAGCATCCCCAGGAAGTCCTCATTGAGTCTGCTTTCCTGCCGGCTATCCTGCTCTTGGCCCTGCTTGAACTTGCTTTCCAGCTCAGTGAGGGACTTGTCAGAGTTGGAGTAGGCATCCCCGATCTGGTGGGACTCCCGCCTCAGGTACTTGCCATAGCTCTCTTCCCCATCCAGGTCGTAGGAGATGCTTTTACTGATGCCCTCCAGGACGCGTCCAGCATCCTCCACCTGGCGGCCCAGTACCGTGAACTCCTCTCGAAGAGTGAGGCTCAGCAAGCTACTGGCTTGGCCCCCTTCCCCCTGGGAGCAGCGCCTGCGATCACTCACCCTGAAGAGCAGCTGGCATTTCTCAGGGTCATCATTCTCCTCGTAGTCTCCATCAGGCACGAAGTAATGATGCAGCGTCCCATTAGACATTTCTGGGTACAGGGGGCCATCAAAGTAGCCTCGACACAGGTGGCAAAAGAAACTCATCCAGATCAACTTCGGGAACACCATTCTGGATATTTGGGAGAAGCGTTTTAGTCCAGGAACAAGGAAAAAGGTTCCCCTGGGTGTTAGCGGCTTCTGGGGAAGGCGCCCTTCTCAGGCGCAGCTCGCTTGCCACTCGCTGATCCCGGTTCCTCCACAGGCTTCATGTGGCTCTACGCAGCAGCGGTGTGCACCACGCTCCTCAGCGTCCCTGGTCCTCTCTCTACTGAGCGGCTGGACCTTTGCTGTTTTAGCAGGATAGCCGGACCCACCGACTGGGGACCTGCTGCTCCAGACGCTGGCTCTGCGGTCACCTTCGGAGTTCCCTCTGGCTCCAGGGAGACGGAGCTAGTAGCTAAGGGAAGCTGTTCTGACACTGTTTCAACCCCTGGACTGGGTGGGAATGCAGCGTTTTCTTTCCCCTTGGCTAAAGATATCCTTAGGGTTGCAGGACTCTCAAATTACAGCTAGTTTCGTCACTTGGAAGCCAAGGAAcaaatttggaaagaaaacttTCACCAGTTCCCTTATTAAAGGTACAGGGTCTCCTTTTTCAAGATTGAAAAAGGAGACCCTGTACAATAAGACATATCTTGAATGGGGATAGTAGAGGATGATTATAAACATAAAATCCAGCGGCTATTAGCATATTTAGGAAAGAGGGGATTGCTTCAGAGAAATGACATTTCAGACATTTAAATACCAGGtgagaaatgtatttattttactcattttcaaaacgttattttttaaataaaaaaaatgaagtattgGAAATAGTTTTGTTTGGAAATGGTTTAAAGGTTATTAAAAATCAATACTTTTGAAACAAAATGAATATAGATAACCGATTTTCTATATTCATAGTGCATagttactaataaaaataaaaataaaaataaaagtttccagTTTAATCAATAAGAGGACAACTGGGACCGCTGTGTAATCTATCAGATAAAGTCCCAGTGAGCCTTACTGAGTCTTTTGTTTAGTATTTGACTGCTGGGGTCTTCTGTCAGTTACTTACGAGGCTGGAATATTTATCCACAGTTAGAACATTAAGCAAATTGATACTATCTCATAGATTGTATTCAACCATTAAGGTACAAAGatttaaatttaagttaaaaaaccTTActgctttgaaagaaaatatttttattttagttaattcaCAAATAGTAACATTACCACAGCTGGTTTAAAAAAGCCACCCAAACACGAGTTCAGCTGCCAGTTCCATAGCCTCTCCATAAATCCACGTGTCCTCAGAACATCATGTTCCATAGCTATTCCAAAGCAATGAAGCTCCTACTAGTGTTTAAGTTGTGGATTCATGCAGTACACATTCTCTGCCAATGCTTTTCCtgtttaaatattcatataaCTTGTCCATCCCAGCTAATTTCTTCAACTTGTACTTCTTGATTGAACTAACCCATTTCTAAGTCTATACTGTATCAGCAGCACATGGAAACCTTTATAGAGTTTATGTCTTGGATTCTGGGCATATTTCCCAAACTGTTTTGTACCTTAAAAGCAAGGGCCCCCAGATTGCTGCTGCGCTTGCCGAGTTTCTCTAGGCAAGTGATGCCAAGGTTTTATAGGCTCAGAGCTACTACCATGGTCACTAAAGATCCAATGATGGAGTAACACAGTATATGCCCCACAGGGGAGCTTACAGCCACCCTGGACACAGTGGCTGCCATGTGGTCCATCAGCCCTGTTTTTGGAAACAACAATGGGTGTTTCTGTTGTTCTGAACTCTAGGTAATAGAGCTGCTGTTGCCAGATGAGCTTCAGTGCTGACCTGGGTGCAGTTCTCCTCTGAAGGATCCTGATGGATGTCAAGACCCCTTAAGACTTGTGATTTCAGCTTCCATGTGGTATCCTAGAGAACCATTCTTGTGTCTAGAAATATGAAACAGTAAAAAGagcactaattttaaaaacaaacaaaactcccaagCCCTCTTTTTCCCAAAAGACCATTTTAGGTTTTAATTTATGAATTGATTGTCATAAATGGCCATTTGATAGGCCATccatttattcaaatatttattgaacatttattaTTCATCAAGTTCCGTTTCTGGTATTGCGAATACAACAAAGAACATAACTAGAAACACACCATGGCTTTCCTAGAGCTTTCAATCTGGGAAGTGCAGGGCGAATtgaagtaaaagtaaataaacatatgTTGTATATTGAATAATTTCAGGATCGtggagaaaagaaacagggaaTAAGTGGAAAGAATATGTAAGCAGGAAGATTTTGTTTCCAGAGATGCTTGCTATTTCTGCCTTGAAATGTAACCGAGCTACTCACAATGAGTATTCACTGTTCTATGAGTCTCCCTCTGCATCACAAGGGGCAGCTTTCATTCAGATGCACACAGCCCTGTTGTCAGATTTGTTTTTACTCTTCCTGTCGCAGGCAATCCAGATTCCTGGAAGACAACGAAGAGCCATTTGACTAACTAGTAATTCTGTGTgtgaaatcacacacacagactttttgAAGCATGCTCATGATGGCCTTACTCCTTCGGTTTTCTCTAGACACTCATCATCAAGAAAACATAGACCAAAGCAAGGTTTCCCTAGTGCTTATGCCAAGTATCCCTTAAAGAAGGCACAAACTTCTGCACAGGCTGATGCATCCCAGCATTGAGTctagcccagcacagcacagagggGAGGTGGATGGCACAAGGTTGTGCCTCTCTGTACAGCATTAGTCTGCTTAGCCCAGTCCAAGTGTGTGCAGTTGGCTGTGAACTTTGGTGCCCAGAGTCTGTTGGTAAGGAATGTCCTCTGCCTAGTGACCTGTTGGCCTGGCCACTTCCTAGGGAGGGCATCTGAGGCTCTTTGACCCTTGCCTGCAGAAACCCTGACTGTTCCCTCAACCCTTGACCTCACCTGCATCACCACCTAGTAACAATTGGAAGTATAATGCAGTATTTGGCAGTCAACTTCCTGTAATAAATTCAACAACAGTAAAAAAaccctcaaaccaaaccaaaccaaaccaaaccaaaccaaaccaaaccaaaccaaaccaaaccaaaccaaaaccccaaggttcatttttattttgtgccaCCAGAAA
It encodes the following:
- the Fibin gene encoding fin bud initiation factor homolog, which gives rise to MVFPKLIWMSFFCHLCRGYFDGPLYPEMSNGTLHHYFVPDGDYEENDDPEKCQLLFRVSDRRRCSQGEGGQASSLLSLTLREEFTVLGRQVEDAGRVLEGISKSISYDLDGEESYGKYLRRESHQIGDAYSNSDKSLTELESKFKQGQEQDSRQESRLNEDFLGMLVHTRSLLKETLDISVGLRDKYELLAHTIRSHGTRLGRLKSDYLEGGGQKTG